The nucleotide window GCCGAAGTCAGGCAAGTATTTACTGTTGGTAAAACAGCAAAAATTGCAGGTTGTTATGTTCTTGAAGGAAAAATCATCCGTAATAAAGAAGCCAAAGTATTCAGAGGCGGCAAAGAAATATTTAAAGGCGTAATTAACCAATTAAAACGTTTCAAAGAAGACGCCAAAGAAGTAAACAGCGGATATGAATGCGGTATATCTTTTGACAAATTCAACGATATTGAAGAAGGCGACATTATTAAAGTCCTTACAAAAGAAGAAATCATTAGACATTCGTTAGTTTAATTAACATTTTAATCTATTTATTAGGAGTATAGAAATGAATTCAAGAGGGGACCGCATAAGAAAAGCCCTTATCAAGGAACTTAGTGATATAATTCAGCACAAAATTAAAGATCCCCGTATTAAAGGAATAATTTCCGTTACAGATGTTGAACTTTCTCCTGATAATAAGTATGCCAAAGCTTATATAAGCATTTTCGGGTCAGATGACTCCAAGCAGGAGATTATGGACGCTATTGGGGACTCTACTTCTTTCATAAGAGGCGAAATAAGCAAAAGAATAAGAATGAGACACACTCCTGAGCTGAAATTTATGCTTGATGAATCACTCGAAAAAGGCAAAAGAATAACCGATTTGATAGATAAAATTTCAAGAGGCGAGCTTTAAGCAAGTTAAATGAATGCTATAAAAGACAATAAAAAACAGGATTTCTTCGGCATAATCAATGTGAATAAGCCTAAGGGCTTTACTTCTCACGATGTGGTAGCCAAATTAAGAAAAATATTAAAAATAAAACAGATAGGTCACACAGGAACTCTTGACCCGATGGCAATAGGCGTTCTTCCTATTTGTATCGGTAAAGCCACTAAAGTAATTCAGTATCTTGAAAGTTCAAAAGCCTATAGGGCTTTTATAAAACTCGGAATTAAAACCGATACTTATGATATGGAAGGGGAAATTTTAGCAAAAACTCCTGTAACTTTAAACATAGAAGAAATAAAAAAACATCTAGAATCTTTTAATGGAGAAATAACTCAAACTCCACCTATTTATTCAGCTGTTCACTATAAGGGCAAAAGACTTTACGAATACGCAAGAAAAAATATCGAAATAAATGATATTCCGACAAGAAAAGTTACCATAAATTCAATTGAATTAATTGGGATTTCAGATGAAAATTCTGAAAATCCCGTATTAATTGTTGATATTGACTGTTCAGAAGGAACTTATATAAGATCGATTGCGCATGATTTGGGTGAAAAACTTGGATATGGAGCTTGTTTATGTGATTTAACAAGAACAAAAGCAGGCAAATTAACTGTAGACAAGACTCACACCCTTGAGGAAATAGAATTATCCTGTGAAACAGGTAATTTCAATAAATTTCTTATGAATCCTATTGAAATTTTGCCGCTTGAACTTTTTGAAATAGACGAAATTTTATTGGATAAAATAAAAAAAGGTCAGTATTTTTCTGTTGATTCTTTATCATCTTTACCAAATTATTATTTTTTACAACTTGTCTACAAAAATAGGCTTGCAGCGATTGCACGGTTTGAGGATAATATAATAAAACCTGTTAACGTTTTTGTTTAAAATTTGGAAGGACTTAAAAAAATGAAAAAAATTTCTATTATATTTGCTTTTGTAATTGTTTTCAGCATGTTTTTTCAGATTATAGCTTTTTCTTCACCAAATCCTGCACCAAATTCTTGCTCATCAGGGGCTTATCCGATAAGCAGTACTTTTTCTCGAGGAATTCAAAAGGTTTTTGGACTTAATCTTCTTACAACATGGGCTGCCGAATTTGCAATAAAAAATCAAATCTCAAGATTAATACAGAAAGGCAGTGTAAAGGTAAATGTTAAAGCTTACAGCGCAGGGGATTTGATTGCAGGAAAAGTTAAAGGCTTTGAAATAACAGGAAAAAATATTGTTTATAATGATGTTTATGTTTCATCTGTAAAAGCTCAAAGCTTATGCGATTTTACATACTTTGATTATAAAAAAAATCCGGCTATGCTTGGCAGTCCTCTTTTTGTAAAATATAATGCGGAAATCACAAATAAAGATTTCCAAAAAATATTCTCATCCGATACTATTAAAGACTCTTTACAGGGAATAAAAATCAATGCAAGCGGTATAAATCTGGGTGAAGTTGATTTTACTAATGTTAAAGCAACTATAAGCAACGAAAAAATCAATATAAAAGCCACTATGGTTTATAAAAAAACGCCTTTCACTGTTACATTCCCTATAAATCTTGATACTTCATTAAAAGTTAAAAACGATAAAATTCTTCTTACAAATTTAAAATTTGCATCTGATTCGGAAAATGATGACTTCACCTTCATCACAAATTCAATAGCACTGAACAATATCAGCATTTTTGACCTGAAAACAGTTGAAAAAGAAGACTCTGACATAAACATCAAAAAAATAAAAATTGTTGATGATAAAATTTTTATAGAAGGTACTTTCTGGCAACAACAAAATACAACTTTATAAAAATACGGGCGGGTTAATATGAAAAACTCTAAAAATCTTTTAATTCTGGCAATTTCCTTGTTAATAGCAATAGTATGTTTGATTACTGCTTTCTTTTTGTTAAATAAAAATGAAAAATTAACAGACAAAAATTCCGTTTCTGTTTACTTTGTAGAATATTGCAAACAAAATTCACAAAGCAGTGGGGCAAAGACAATAAACAATGTCCCCGATTCATCAGTCACTAAAGAAAATCAAATAAAAGATTTTTGTCTTACCGCGGTAAGACGAAAGTTTTCTCTTAATGAATCAAAATTTTCGACTGCTATAAAAGAACTTTTAAAAGGTCCTTCTCAAGAAGAAAAAAGAGAGGGGCTCTATACAGAAATTCCTGCGACCACAAAGCTTATAGAAATAAAAGAAAACCCGAAAGCTCTTATAATAAATCTTTCAAAAGATTTTGAATCAGGCGGCGGCTCTACTTCAATGAGTATGAGGTTTAAACAGCTGGTGAATACAGCTCTTGATGCGGCTAAAAGCAAACCCGTTTATTTAGAGCTGAATAACAGAAAAGTCGATTTTATCGGCGGAGAAGGCGTGATTGTTTCTCAGCCTTTATCAAGGAATTAATTGAGATAAAAATGCTTTCAAGTGATTTTGATTATGTTTTGCCTGAGGAATTAATTGCCCAGTTCCCTTCCGAGAAAAGGGATGAATCAAGCCTGATGGTTTTAGATAAGCAAAATAAAACTGTTGAACACAAAAAATTCTTCGATATAGTTGATTTTCTTGATAAAAATGACGTTCTTGTTCTAAATAACACACGGGTAATTCCTGCGCGTCTTTTTGGAAAAAAATCTACAGGCGCACGAATAGAAATTTTTCTTTTGGAGAAAAAAACAGAAAACAAATGGGAAGTTTTAATTAAACCTTCAAAAAGAGTTTCAGCGGGTACAATTATTGAATTTTCAGAAGAATTAAAGGCAAAAATCATTGAAAGACTGCCTAATGACAAATGGCTGGTTGAGTTTATTTTTGAAGGTATTTTTAATGAAATTTTGTCAAAAATCGGGAATATTCCGCTTCCTCCATATATTGAAAGGCAATTAACAGATGAAGCCATAAAAAAGTTGGATTTTGAAAGATATCAGACTGTTTACGCCAAAAATCCCGGTTCTGTTGCCGCTCCGACAGCAGGGCTGCATTTTACCGAGGAAATCCTTGAAAAACTCGGGCAAAAAGGTGTTGAGGTTTGCTATGTAACCTTAAACGTCGGGCTGGGGACTTTTAGACCTGTAAAGACAGAGAAGATACTTGATCATCAGATGGACAGGGAATTTTATGAAATTCCTGAGACCACCGCAGAAGTTATTAACAAAGCAAAAGCACAAGGAAAAAATATTGTCGCAGTCGGAACTACGACAGTAAGAACGCTTGAATCAGCTTTCAGGACGAACGGTGAAATTTCGGAAACTTCGGGGTGGAGTCAGATGTTTATTTACCCCGGGTACAAATTTAACGTGACAGACAAACTTATAACAAACTTCCACCTGCCTAAGTCAACTCTGCTTATGCTTGTTTCCGCCCTTGCAGGGAAAGATTTTATTCTCGAAGTTTATAAAGAAGCTATTGAAAAGAAATATCGGTTCTACAGTTATGGGGATTGCATGTTTATAAAATAGATTGCCGCGTCGAGCCTAAAGCCTCTCCTCGCAATGACGCGTAAATTTAATTCGCAATTCAAGTTAAATAATTTCCTCCAAAAGAAGTAAATTCAAACTTCATGCCTAAAATATCTGGTAATATAATAAGTGGCAGATTCTCACACGCCAACTGGTCGTTCAGAATCACAAAAGGTATTGAAGGGTAAGAATGCTTCAGGAAGCTTCAAAAGTATTAAGTTCTGCGTTTAAAGACAGTATCATTAAGAAACTGTCTATGTATTTGCATGATTGTGTATCGGAAGAGGTTAAGTCATCTGCTTTTAGGAATTTAAATCACGATAAAGGCACTAAATGGTTTTTTATCGAAGGGCGGGAAGCTCTTTTTTCTCACCCTGAAAAACCTTTAAAAATTAAAAGCGCTGATAGCAAGCTGACAGAACTTATGGTTCAGTCGGAAGTTTCAAAAAAAGACTACCAGCTTATATATGGCTATTTGTTTTTAAAAGGGAAAAGTGCTGAAAGCAAAAAAAAAGAAGACTATCTAACACCGCTTTTATATGTGCCGTGCAGACTTGAAAGAGATGGTATGGATATAAACTGCACTACTCTTGAAGAAAACATTTCCTTAAACACAAGCGCACTTGTCAGCCTGATGAATTTTGATGAAGATGATGAAACAGCAGACCATCTCTTTGAAGGGCTTATTGATTATATCCCTGAGCTGCCAATAACCGAAGAGAAAGTAAAAATATTCCTGAATACTCTCAAGGCTATTGTTCCCGATATTGAAATTGTAAGTGATTTGTCAATTGAAGAATTAATGGCTCAATCACTTGAAAAGCTTACAATTATTGATACTTCTGCTGTAGTTCTTACCAAAAGACCTACTGTTTCCGCAGGATTGATGCATGAATTGAGCTTAATATCCGAAAAACAGGCTGGTGTTTTCAGGGAAACAGCACTTGCTCCGATTCATGAAGAATTTTCCGGTGCGACAAAAAACAAAAAAACTTCTAAAAATCATGACCACAAAAATCAAAAAAATGATGAAAAAATTACGATAACGCCACTGGACTTTAGTGACAGCCAGAGACAAGTCATTGAAGCAATAAAAAACAATACGCTGGTTACAGTCTTCGGACCTCCCGGAACAGGCAAATCGCAAACCATAGTGAATCTGGTTTCTCATCTTGTGGGCTCAGGACAGACAGTTCTCGTTGCTTCAAGAATGAATAAAGCTGTAGACGTTATAAGCGAAAGATTAAACGGTTTTGGCGCCCATCTGCTTTGTCTTAGAGCAGGAAAACCTGATTACCAAAAACAGTTAAGTTTTCATCTTCAGGATTTAATTTCTAACAAAGTAGACCTTGATTCAAACTTTGAATCAGACGTTTTAACTGATGTGGAAGACCTTCACACTCTTGCAAAAAACAAAAGCGAGCTAAAACAGAAATGCGTAAAAATTCTTGAGCTTGAAAATAAATGGAATGAGGCTCTTCAGGAATATAAAAAAATCTGGGAAATTCAAGAAGATAATAAATTAATTAAAAAAATTCTTTCCAAGCCTGAAATTGATCAATGCAAAAAATTTCTCAATAAAATTGAACAAACTTTTAACAAAACAGGAGTCCTGAATTTTATTTATTTTAAATTTCTTACTTATTTGTTGAATAAAGAGCTAGGGTTGGCTGATAATAGCATTTCTGCGGAAACTGTTGAAAAATTAAAGATCAATCTTGAAGAAAAAGAACTGAAAGAAAACTTAAAAGGAATTGAAAGTCTCATAACTAAAACGGGAAACCTCCATCAAATTCTGGAAAACCTAAATGAATTAAGAAAAAAACATAAATCAACAGCTGTTAAAATACTTAAAAACAGACGAAGAGAGGCTTTAAAATCTCTAATCAGAGATCAATACAAAAGACAAAGACTTATAATTCATTCAAAAGCACTTATAGAAAAGAAAAAAAATCTTCAAAATAAAATTTTACTTCAGGAAGATTTTAATCCAATGCTTCAGGCTTTTCCATGCTGGGCTGTTACAACTCAGGCAATATCAGAATCTTTGCCGCTTGAGCCGGCATTATTTGATGTGGCAATTATAGATGAAGCTTCTCAATGCGATATAGCAAGCTGTTTTCCTATCCTTTTCAGAGCAAAAAAAGCTATAATAGTAGGAGATGACAAACAGCTCCCGCATCTTTCATTCCTCGAAAAAGCCAAAGAACAATCTTTCATGAGCAAATATAATATTCCCGACAGATACCAGCTCATGTGGCGATTCAGGTCAAATTCAATGTTTGATGTGGCAAACTACTATTCAACCGCTTCTATTCTTCTTGATGAGCATTTTAGAAGCTATCCTGAAATCATAAATTTCAGCAACAAAGAGTTTTACGGCGGCAGAATCAAAGCAATGAAAAGCAGGATTCCTTCCGAAGAGAATGAAAGTTGTCTGGAGCTTAATATAATTAAAAATGCAACAGTTGATCTGGACAGCACCAGAAATATGGCTGAAGTCGAAGAAATTATGAAAAAAGTTCATGATATTATACTGAAAGACAATGAAAATAATCCTAAAAAACCAACTTCCATAGGAATTGTCTCCCCTTTCAGAGGGCAGGTCGAGCTTATTAAAAAAGCGGTCAATCAGGTTTTAACCGGCGAAATTATCAAAAGGCATGACATAGAAGTTGGAACAGCACATACTTTTCAAGGCGATGAAAGAGATATAATGCTTTTATCTCTTACAATCGCGCCTAATAGTCATTTTCAGAGTATTGTATTTGCGCAAAAACCGAATTTGTTTAACGTTGCAATAACAAGGGCAAGGAAAAAGCTTATAGCGTATATTTCCAGACCAGTTGAATCATTACCCGCGGGGCTTATAAGAAATTATCTTGAATATATTCAAGGTCTTTCAAGTAATTCAGAGCAATCAAGAACTATAGTTCCCGCTAAAAATAACAATTTTACTGTTAAAGATGAAATCGCAAAATTTCTTGAAGAAGAAGGAATCAGAGTATTTCCTGATTTTGAAGTTGCAGGGTTTGCAGTCGATTTTGTAATTTCTGATGAGTTTAATCATATGGCTGTTGAGCTGAACGGATTTGATCTGCCCGACGAAAACGCCTCAAATGAAAACGAAGATAACAGCAAACTCTTAAAATCCCTAGAAAAACAGGAAATTCTTGAACGCTGCGGCTGGAAAGTTGCAAGAATAAACTCAAGAGAGTGGCACTACAGCAAAAAAGCTTGTATAAACAAACTAAAAGAGATGCTGATACAAATATCAACAACTCATTAAAAACTTTATTCTAAATTTAAGCTACTTTACGCTCTTCAATTTCATTTTCAAGAATATTATTAAGATTTAAAAGAAAATCAAGCTGTCTCGCTTTTGATTCTGAATTAATTCTTTTTGTAGAAATTTTATAATGATTTACATAAAAATCTACACGTTTTTTAATACTTTGAATTTCTATATTGGAAATATTTGACAGATTACTTTTGACTAAATTAGCCGTGTAATTGCCTGAGTTCAAATAATCATGTAGCAGCACTTATATTATCCTTATTTCTAGAATATCTCCTCTATATATAATAATAAAACCGTGATTTATTAAAAAATTGCCATTTATTAACAAATAATTTATTAATAAATGTAAAGAATAAGCGGCTAAAACACAAATTAGTATCAACAAACTTTATTTAGCTGTTTTTATTATATAGAATTAGATTTATAAATTGAAAATATTATTCTTAATAGTAGCTTAAAGGGACTTAAAACGGAATGAATTCTATAAAAGCAAACAGCTCATTATATTATTTAACCAAACAAAGCCGTTCTGCCGAAAGGAAAGCCTCAGATGATCCTAAAAAGCCGGATATAAAACAGAAATTCAACAGTCAAGCTTTTGGTGCATCTGTGCATGTTAAAGAAGGTTTTGCCAAAAAAACTCTCAATTTTGCTCTTAATATTGTTGATAAAATCCAGAGACACATCGAAACAGGCGGATTTATAATTGAATTTCTCGTAGTGGATTTTGCGGGCATGGTTGTGCCCAGAGTCTATCAAGCTTATCACAGAAACGAAAAAGAACTGGGACACCCGAATTATGCCGCTGCCAGAGAAGAATTCACAAGAGAAATCTTATCCGGTCCGAGTATGTTCTTAATTCCTATGGCTTTTCTGCTTGCATCCAAAAAAATGTTCGGGTCTGCTTCTCATGTAAATACGAATACCCTTAATAAATTCAAAGAAATCACAGGAAAAATTATTAAAGATAATGATAATTTACCCAAAAACTTCTATAACAAGATTGTTGATACTTTATACGGTTCTAAAATAAATACGGAAACAAAGAAAAATATTGTCGAAGATTTCTTAAAACTTCACAGCGCTGAGCCTAAAGAAGCAAAAAAACTAAAAGCCAAAATAACAGAAACATTGATTTCAAGCAATCAAGAAATTGGAAACAGTAAAAAACTTGGAATTTCCAGGGCAGAATCATCAAAAATCAAATTTGACAAAACAAAACCTGCTGTAAGTATTAGCGATTTTGTTACAGATTGCAGGAACTATTCTTCGGATGTAATAAATGTCCTGTCAAAAGCAGGTAATGGCGCAACCGAACAATTAGTTAACGAAATACACAGCTTTAAAGAAGGGGCCAGAAAATTAATAACAACAACTGCAGTTGCAACCCTTTCTGCCTTTCTTTTCTTTGTCCCCAAAATATATAGCCAAAATAAAGAATATCCGGGGCTTGCAGGATTAACGGGCAATTCCGAAAAAGATAACAGTCAATTACTGAAGGAGGAATCTGATAAATGATTACTTCTTCTATAAACACATCCAAAACAGCTTTTGCACCTAACAAAATTTCAAAAACACTTGCACAAATCGGCGGATTTATTCCAAAATCAGTCGCTGATTTTTGTGATTTAACTACAAAAGCTTCACTGAAGAGAACAACGCATTTTGCAGTAATTGCTCTTTGCGTTCTTTTTGCCAGATACATACAGGCACGGAATAAAGATGAAAAAAGAGAAATTCTTACGAGAGATACCGGCATGGTTTTTACGGCTGTCTATGCAGTTCCTTTTTTCAAAAAAATTGCAAGCTTTTTTATTAATAAAAAAACCGGTATTCCCATTGCTTCAGGAGAAAAAGGTTTCTCTAAAAATCTTAATCCCGAAAAAGGCCTTCAGATGGCTTCTTATGAACAGCTTGCAGAATGGCTGAGCGTTAAGAATATTGAATCTTTTAATGGAATCAAAAACGGTTTTGCGGGCTTTTGTATAAATATCAAGAAGATTGGCGGTGATTTAACAAAATGTTTCAACATCCTTGATAAAAATTCAAAAAATACTGTAAATGACATTGCAAAATCATTGAAAATAAATGAGGAAATAACCAATAATAATATAATAAAACTAATTATAAAAGCTGAAAAATCCACAGACAGAGAAGTTAAACAGAAGCTAAATTCCCTTAAAACAATGTTTGTAGGAGAAAATAAGCTTTTAACGAAAGCTTCTCATTTCAAATCAGTAACGGAAGCAGGTTGTATAGCGGCTACAGCTTTTATACTCGGCGGTTTATTGCCATGGTTTAATATTCAATATACAAAAAAATTATATGAAAAGAAAAATATGGAAAATAAAGATTTAAGCAAAGATAAGCCTAAAACAGTTTCTATCAATATATAACGACTCAACAAAAAATTTTTAAAAAGACAATCGTGATTTTTGATTTTCTTGAGAGACTTTATCTGATGTTTGATGCTTTTTTAAAACATTTTTATATAAATTTATGTATTCATACGCCATTCTTTTGGAATTAAACACTGAAAGAGCTTTTGCCTGACAGTTTTTAGAAGTTACTTCAAGGACATTCGGGTTTTCTACCAGATTATTTATACATCTAATTAAAGAATTGATATTATCTTTTTCAAAGATTTGTGCGCTATCGCCCCATAATTCTTTACATGCAGGAATATTATTTGCCAGAATAGCACATCCTGAATATGCCGCCTGAATTGAAGATAGGCCGTTTAATTCATCACTTGATAACGCAAGATAAATCGAAGAATTTTTATAAACTTCCTGAAGTTCAAAATTTGACAAATTATTAATAAATTCAATATTTTTAGGCAATTTTCTATCAGGTTGCGCATCGCCAATAACTTTAATTTTTATATTGTCAGGCAGTTTATAAGCAATATTTAAAATAAGATTCATATTTTTATTGCGATCCGACAAATTTGCAAATGCCAGTAAAGTTGGGATTTCAGGCATGCCTGAATAAGGCTTATAATCAATTCCATTATAAATAATTCTAATTCCTTTTGTAAAATTATAAGTTTTTATAATACTTTCAGCAAAAAATCTTGACGAAATTGTAATAATATCAGACTTCTTGAAACTTTCATTTATGATTTGTTTATAATTAAAAAGGTTTTCGTGCAACGGACTATACCTGTTTATATTGCTATTCCATATTTTTTTATTCAGCAAATTTTCATGACAAGCAAAGACACATGGTTTATTAAAATCAAAATTCGGGTATCCATGGTTAAGATGAACAATATGAGGATCAAATTCTTTTATAGAGCTATTAAAAACCGTTTTTATCTCTGAAATATCATCGTCAGATTTATTATCAATAAAAAAATCCGGAGAAAAATCTGTAAATTGGAACTTAATATTTAAATCTTTTGATTGTTCAACTTGCCTTTCTGTTGGTTTTCCGCCCATACTAACCATTAAGATATCGGCATTAATATATTTTAAAATAGCTCTGGAAAGAGTTAAAGAATAATCCCAGATCTCACTTTTTACATCGGTTGTCATTAATAGTCTGAATTTTGAAGCCATCTTTCCCTCTTTGTAATTATATAAAGCTTAAAAATCAGCTTGTTTAAAACTAAACTGATTTTTATATATGAATAACAAATTAAGGTTAAACCCGTCTTTTTGAATTGATTATAGTATAATTTTTATATTCTTATAGCGAATCAGTTAATCAGCTATTTAAATATAATATTATTAATTAGGTAAGCAAGTTAATATACTAAACCGAAGCAAAAGCCCTAAATTTATAAGTGTACAAGTATAAAAACTGTTTTTCAAAAAGGAAGATTAAATATGAGAATTTGTGTTGTAGGAACAGGATATGTAGGACTAGTCGCAGGAGCTTGCCTTGCAGAAATGGGCAATGAAGTTATCTGCGTAGACAATAACGAACAAAAAATAAAAGAATTGCTCAAAGGAAACATTCCTATCTATGAACCGGGTCTGGAAGAGTTAATTCAAGCAAATGTCAGAGAAAATCGTTTGAATTTTACCACCAATCTTGTAGAAGCGGTTAATAGTTCTCTTATATGCTTTATTGCTGTTGGAACACCTCAGGGAGATGACGGTTCCTGCGATTTAAGCTATGTATTTGGTGTAGCCGAAGAAATAGCAAAATCAATGACAGATTATAAAGTAATTGTAAATAAAAGCACGGTTCCTGTAGGCACGGCAGAAAAAGTTAAAAATATAGTGAAATCCGTAACAAATTGTGATTTTGATGTTGTTTCAAACCCTGAATTTCTTAAACAAGGAGCTGCGGTAGATGATTTCTTAAAGCCTGACAGAGTTATTATAGGTTCTGATTCGCATAAAGCTACAGAAATTATGCAGGAATTGTACAGTCCATTTTTAAGAACAGGAAACCCCGTTATTATAATGGATGTTAAATCGGCAGAAATGTCAAAATATGCTGCTAACTCATTTTTGGCTACAAAAATTTCTTTTATTAATGAACTGGCTAATATTTGCGAAGAAATAGGCGCAGATATAGAACAGGTCAGAATAGGAATGAGTTCCGACAGAAGAATCGGAAGCCAATTCCTATTTCCGGGGCTTGGTTATGGCGGTTCATGCTTCCCAAAAGACGTAAAAGCGCTTATCAAAGTTGCCAATGATTCGGGAGTTCCTTCAAAAATTCTTGAAGCTGCTGACAATATTAATAAACAACAAAGAGAAATCTTTACGGACAAAATTTTTAAATACTTTGGCGGTGATTTAAAAGGAAAAACTTTTGCTCTATGGGGTCTCGCATTTAAGCCAAGAACTAACGACATGAGAGAAGCTCCTGCTTTTACAATAATCCAAAGACTAAAAGACGCAGGTGCTAATATTCAGGCTTATGACCCAAAAGCTATGGATGAAGCTAAAAAAATCATCGGAAACTCTGTTGAATACGCTCAAAACAGTTACGATGCGCTATCAAATGCTGATGCCCTTATACTTGTTACTGAATGGAACGAATTCAGAAGACCTGATTTCGAAAGAATCAAAAAACTTCTTAAAAACCCTGTAATCTTTGACGGAAGAAATCAGTATGATCAAAAAAGAATGCAGGAAAGAGGTTTTGAATATATTTGCATAGGGAAACAGCCTCTTAGTGTGCCAGTTGAGGCTTAATTTTCATCTAAAACCGCCCTGGGCAAATACAAAAAACTCTGAACTTCAAGTTTATCTTTTTTATAAATTATAAAAACCTTATCATCTTTTATAAAAGCAACACTTGCAGTAGGTATATGAACCTGCTGACTTAAATTTATTACCTGATAAACAGGTGAATTAATAATCTTTTGCCTGTCGCTTATTAAAAGCATGTTATTTTCCGGTGAATATTCAACAGAATAAATTCCGGGTTCAATTTTATTAAAGTCGGCATCATAGGCTGTAACATCAAGAGTTAAAAGCGGATATTGCTTTGAAGGTCTATCCGAAGCATAAACTTTATCTGCATCACTGTTGCCGGAAGGGTAATAATTTTCACGCTCCATCGCTCGCAAATTATTTTGTGAACTGCTGATAATAAGAGGTATTAAAGCATTAATTATAATTATTCCAAGCATAAGTTCCGGCTTTTTCTTATTTATTTTGCTTCTTTAACTGTTTAACTGCTTGAATCAAAGCTGCCGCTTTGTTTTGTGACTCCAAATATTCAAGTTCAGG belongs to bacterium and includes:
- a CDS encoding UDP-glucose/GDP-mannose dehydrogenase family protein; translation: MRICVVGTGYVGLVAGACLAEMGNEVICVDNNEQKIKELLKGNIPIYEPGLEELIQANVRENRLNFTTNLVEAVNSSLICFIAVGTPQGDDGSCDLSYVFGVAEEIAKSMTDYKVIVNKSTVPVGTAEKVKNIVKSVTNCDFDVVSNPEFLKQGAAVDDFLKPDRVIIGSDSHKATEIMQELYSPFLRTGNPVIIMDVKSAEMSKYAANSFLATKISFINELANICEEIGADIEQVRIGMSSDRRIGSQFLFPGLGYGGSCFPKDVKALIKVANDSGVPSKILEAADNINKQQREIFTDKIFKYFGGDLKGKTFALWGLAFKPRTNDMREAPAFTIIQRLKDAGANIQAYDPKAMDEAKKIIGNSVEYAQNSYDALSNADALILVTEWNEFRRPDFERIKKLLKNPVIFDGRNQYDQKRMQERGFEYICIGKQPLSVPVEA
- a CDS encoding glycosyltransferase, with translation MASKFRLLMTTDVKSEIWDYSLTLSRAILKYINADILMVSMGGKPTERQVEQSKDLNIKFQFTDFSPDFFIDNKSDDDISEIKTVFNSSIKEFDPHIVHLNHGYPNFDFNKPCVFACHENLLNKKIWNSNINRYSPLHENLFNYKQIINESFKKSDIITISSRFFAESIIKTYNFTKGIRIIYNGIDYKPYSGMPEIPTLLAFANLSDRNKNMNLILNIAYKLPDNIKIKVIGDAQPDRKLPKNIEFINNLSNFELQEVYKNSSIYLALSSDELNGLSSIQAAYSGCAILANNIPACKELWGDSAQIFEKDNINSLIRCINNLVENPNVLEVTSKNCQAKALSVFNSKRMAYEYINLYKNVLKKHQTSDKVSQENQKSRLSF